The region actcCGCGCTATGCAACAAATCCCCATCTcttcccaaacccccaaacaaaCAAGTCTATCTATCACACCAAGAATCCCCCCCTTGAATCCTTCCTCTATATGCTCTTCCAAAACCACTGTTGCTTGTTGAAACACAACCCTCCCTCATcactccttcttctccgcaaCCTCAGCACCAACCTTCAAATCCTTAATCCCAGTGATAATCTCCGCATTAGTATCCGGCACAACCgtttccttccccttttccttctctctcttctcctcctcaagcttcctctccacatcctccaaaatcctcttcttctcctttgtGCTCTCATCCATCggcatctcctcctcaccacccaccctatcaacctcctcatccaccgcctcctcaaactcctcctccaaatcctcctcaTAATCCCCCTCCTGCCCCCTCTCCTCAAGTGcactcctcatcatcctgtCCTCGTCATAACTCTCCCCCAAGTCATCCCCGTATGAATCCCTCGACATGTAACTATcccccatcccttccccaatctcatcctcatcctcatcttcatactcctcatcctcatcatccatctcctcttcttcttcttcctcttcctcgccctcaccctcggtATCACTAGCCGAGAACTCGTCCAGTTCAAGCGGGGTGTCCCTCCAGTACGTAAAATCAGTGTattcctccccaccgccctTGACAAGCGTGCTGACAGGGGGAAAGTAGTGGTCTACCACCTCGGTCATGTTGACATAGCTAAGCTTCATCTTGTTAAGACTGAGCAGATCGAGCGAGACCTCCGCGTTGGAGTTGATGGTGAAAATCCTTGTTCTCGGCACGTCGACTGTGCGGTAAGAGATTTGGTCTGTGAAACGGTTGCCGAAGCCGGCGTAGAAGGGTTTGCGGTCGGGGCCGTAGAGGGAGCGAATATCACGCAGGGTGGACATCTTAAAGATGTGTGGCTTTCGGAGGTAAATCTCGCGACGGAGGGCGGCCATTGTCCTATCTGGAGACAGAATTGTTGGGCCTCGTGGAAGCTTGTAGCCGTCTTGGACAATACCGGCTAGGTATGCCCTGGTGGTGTCGGCTTGTCCGACGGAGCGACTCGTCAGGTACATAATGTTATACCCATTGGCGACGATGTCGGTGTATAGCTTGGCCACACCGGCGTGAGTCCAGTCACGGCCGATCATGTTCAGCACGTGGCCTAAGGCATCTgacttggtgatggtgccgtcAATGTCGGAGATGACGACTGGCACCTCGTACTTCCAGAGGTACATGTAGGCCGAGCAGGTCGCGCGGTTCACGGTGAAGCTCATCGAGTTCTCGCCCGGCTTCAGGTTCAAGGCCTTGAGCTGGTCACTGGTCAACCGCAAGGTCTTCGCGTAGTTACGGTTCGGATCACCGGCGGTTGAGGAGCCGGGAGAGCTGGGTGGTGTCTGGATAGACATCTGGCCGAGGTCTGAATCGGCACGTCTGTGGCTTGGTACGCTAGGTGAAGCTGTCACATCACTGCTGTCGCTCTGGTAGCCGGGATCAGAAGCTGCGTCCATGACGATGCCGTTGTCGTTGCGCAGGCTCGATTCCATGGCTTTCTTCATGGCGGCAGCCTTGGCTCCCTCGCTGCTGTAGATCCAAAGATTTCCGCGCTCATCCACACCAAACAGAGCGCCGATATCGTAGTAGCCGTCGAGCTCCTCCGAGAGAACCTTGCGAGCCAGAATCTCCGTCTTGATCGCATCTTCCTCGTTGTTTTTGAAGTTGCTCATGTCCAGCATAAGATCTCCTGTTTCGGTGATATGTGTCTGAATATTCACTGCGGCAAGCTCCCTGGAGAGATTCATGGCTCTCTGCAAAGCCTCGGATGCCGAGAGAGGCGGTGGGCTGTGTGAACGGTCCGAGTACTTGGGGTTTTCGGGGTCGTCCGAGTCCTCACTGGGTGCCCTCCTAGCCGTCATCCGCAGGACATCATCGCTATGAGGACGCGGTGGGGACCAGTCGCCAATAGAGGTTCCGGTCTTTCCGAACTCTGGAGAAGCTGATCTTGGTGTGATGAGGCCTGTGTATATTAGCTACCGAGCAGTGAGCTTGAGCCTTGCATGTACTCACCATCTCTTTGATTCGGGAGCACGGTCAACGGCGGTCTGCTAAAGCTCGCTGACCGCACCTTTGGATCGTTAAGATCGAGGGCTTCAGGCTCCCCGAGTCCGGTGGTTTGTTGTGGGCTCAAAGGTGGACTGGAGGCTGGAGAAACGAGGGGAGAAGTCTGGAGACTCTTGGGAATAGTGTCGCTAGTCTCGAATACAAAGAATGCCTCGCCTCCTTCGCCCAGCTTCATCGAATACGGCTGCTTGACCCCATTGACCTTGAACTCGACCTTCTTCTCGTATGGGCGCAAGAGCGAGAACTTGCCGAAGCGCACGTGAAAAGGTGAGCAGAGTAGCGATCCGTCTTCCTGCTCAACGACTATTACGTCGATGGCTCCGCTCAATGTTGCCGGGTTGATCGAGTTCCATGCTGTCGAGACAGAGTCGCTCAGATTCCTGACGTACTGCATCGTGTCCAGGCTGGCGGGACTGCACCGGCACTGCTGTCGCTTCCAACAGAACTATATATGTACAAGCGCGCCGGTCGCTGTTGTAACAGAAAATATCCGTGGATGTTTGGTATGGACAAAGGCGAGCAAACAAGAGGTCAGCTGAAACCGAGCTGAGCTGAGCTGGTGATGGTCCAGACACAGGGCGGCAGGCCGGGTCTGGACTGGGTGATCTCGGTATGCGCGTGGGCTCTGGAGCTCTGGAATTCTTGCGATATTTGATGAATTGCGTTTGCAAAAGTGTCGGAATGCGGAATGGAAGGACGATAGGGAGAAAAGTCGGAGCTAGAATGACGAGCTGGCGCACAATGGTATGCGATCCGACGGTCTGACTGACAGGAGGAACCTTGAGCGTAAAGCAGCCGGAGGGGTGGACCGGGTTGGCGGGCTGCTTGGTAGCACAGAGGCAGAAATACGACTTGGGCACTGAGCACCTGACGTCTACGGAATGCGTTAGGGAGAAAAATGAAAAGCGTCAACGTCGGCGACAGGTCTGCAGATATTCGAGGCGGTTCACGAAACAAAAGTCGGCCAGGACAAGAGGGTAGGTAGACAATCACGAGGCCCTCAACAATCCCCCCGGCCGCCGCCCCAGAAAGCCCCCCCCAGCGCTTTCCCCGTTCTTGGCCGGGCCTAGCTCAGCGTCGAACCGCGACAAGCGAGGTACTTTGTGGACCACCAAATCTCGCCCAGCGGCTAAGTATCACATGTGTTCCCACCAACAAACCTCCCCGGAAATTAGGACCCTTGCCATGCTCTCTTTTAAACCACTGCAGAACCCCCCTCGCTGATGTCATGGCCGATATTCCACCCACCAGAGCGCGATGCAACGCCCAGCAGGGTTCATCATTATGATATGATCCAAAATAAGAGATTTCAAAGACTTTTTGGCATGTGAGAGTCTGAGGTATCCGTCTCTTGTCCCATTGACTTCTGAAGACTCTGAACACATGCTGAATAAAAAACACTTTGTACAACTTAGGTAACTACACACGGCGCAGCCCCATTCAACGCGTGGAGGATTGTTGGGGAAGGCAACACAGCATGGTACTACTACAGACTTGTTGTGGAGGGGCGGCACCTGACCAGCCCGCCGGCGCTGGTTCCGCAGTCTAACGGGGAACAGGCTATTCAATATATTGGCGGTTAAGAGTTGATCCCGTGCGAGATCCAGTCCCGTGGTGTCTTTGTATGCAAACTACTCTTTCCATCACCACTGCGTACAGCAGAGATATCTTTCTCAACATACGCTCTAGAGTTGTCCGTTCTCAGTCAGGGATAGATCGGTCTCGCCGAAGCGAGGCAATCAATTCGGTCAATTCTGCGCCGCGATACGAAGTAAAAAAGCCGAGGCTTGAACAAATTTTCTAGTGCGGGTGGAGAGTTGTATGTCAGATTTTTGATATAACTGCCTTGTCACCTCACCAAGTTGTTATGCCTTGGCCCAAGAAGTGTCACAACTTGCTTTGTGTTGGAGTGACGAAGTCCAAGTCACTAGGCTTCTGCACTCCAAGCTTCGTTGATCATGAAGTTGGGGCACTCCGCGCTAACCTCATTTCTTTCTGTATGCCGAGCTGCTGCATGGAGTAAGCAACAGAGGCATAGGTCGATTAGAGGTGGACATGTAGACCACTATGAATCCGGGTATAACCTGGAGACGGCCAACAAGAATGATCGACGGGCCACAGCCGGGACAGAAGACTGCCGTCTTGTTGTTTCGAGAGAGGCCCCATTGTTGGCTCCATCAGATGACGCGAAGACTCCGATTCGGAGCAATGGAATGATAGGTGAGAAAGTCATGCCGTTGGGAGTCTGAGTTTGAGGCCATCTTGTTGAGATGGCACATAACAGGACATCCTTAGTTGTGCTCGTCGTTAGTCAGATATCAGATCGTTGCTTCATGCCTGATACCAGACGGGAAGTGGGCGGCAGATCGCTTTCTTCCCGTTGGGCAGACGTGCTTCTTATCTTTTCGGCGGGAGC is a window of Podospora pseudopauciseta strain CBS 411.78 chromosome 1, whole genome shotgun sequence DNA encoding:
- the ned1 gene encoding lipin Ned1 (BUSCO:EOG092636Y6; COG:I; COG:N; EggNog:ENOG503NVUI), yielding MQYVRNLSDSVSTAWNSINPATLSGAIDVIVVEQEDGSLLCSPFHVRFGKFSLLRPYEKKVEFKVNGVKQPYSMKLGEGGEAFFVFETSDTIPKSLQTSPLVSPASSPPLSPQQTTGLGEPEALDLNDPKVRSASFSRPPLTVLPNQRDGLITPRSASPEFGKTGTSIGDWSPPRPHSDDVLRMTARRAPSEDSDDPENPKYSDRSHSPPPLSASEALQRAMNLSRELAAVNIQTHITETGDLMLDMSNFKNNEEDAIKTEILARKVLSEELDGYYDIGALFGVDERGNLWIYSSEGAKAAAMKKAMESSLRNDNGIVMDAASDPGYQSDSSDVTASPSVPSHRRADSDLGQMSIQTPPSSPGSSTAGDPNRNYAKTLRLTSDQLKALNLKPGENSMSFTVNRATCSAYMYLWKYEVPVVISDIDGTITKSDALGHVLNMIGRDWTHAGVAKLYTDIVANGYNIMYLTSRSVGQADTTRAYLAGIVQDGYKLPRGPTILSPDRTMAALRREIYLRKPHIFKMSTLRDIRSLYGPDRKPFYAGFGNRFTDQISYRTVDVPRTRIFTINSNAEVSLDLLSLNKMKLSYVNMTEVVDHYFPPVSTLVKGGGEEYTDFTYWRDTPLELDEFSASDTEGEGEEEEEEEEEMDDEDEEYEDEDEDEIGEGMGDSYMSRDSYGDDLGESYDEDRMMRSALEERGQEGDYEEDLEEEFEEAVDEEVDRVGGEEEMPMDESTKEKKRILEDVERKLEEEKREKEKGKETVVPDTNAEIITGIKDLKVGAEVAEKKE